One genomic segment of [Pasteurella] aerogenes includes these proteins:
- the yhiI gene encoding protein YhiI has product MKKWLIILLMLVIGAGVAFWRIGLINNSMPEGITAVNGRLELDRIDVATLYAGRVEEIYVAEGQAVSKDQPLARLSTTQVTAQLNMAKAQKQRAVEAVARSQAEIESYRQQMNVAKLEWNNAKKLKRDNLVSATEVERRQSAYQAAQASVNAALAAQAEAQAAVEQAQAQIDQIADMDKDMVIKSPIDGRVEYKIADVGNVLPAGGKVVSVLDLHDVYINVFLPATQFNQVKINDDARIVIDGLDAVFPAKITYLAAQAQFTPKSVETTEERAKLMFKVKLQVPLETVNQYQNLLKGGMTALGYVKYDQQANWPDNLQVNLP; this is encoded by the coding sequence ATGAAAAAGTGGTTAATCATACTTTTGATGCTAGTCATTGGTGCTGGTGTGGCATTTTGGCGAATCGGACTGATAAACAATAGTATGCCAGAGGGAATTACCGCTGTTAATGGACGTTTGGAATTAGATCGTATTGATGTAGCAACCTTGTACGCCGGTCGGGTAGAAGAAATTTATGTAGCAGAAGGACAAGCAGTGAGCAAAGATCAGCCTCTCGCCCGTTTATCCACTACGCAAGTAACCGCACAATTAAATATGGCAAAAGCACAAAAACAACGTGCAGTAGAAGCGGTTGCACGCAGCCAAGCGGAAATTGAGTCTTATCGTCAACAGATGAATGTGGCAAAATTGGAATGGAATAACGCGAAAAAATTGAAACGAGACAATTTGGTTTCCGCCACGGAAGTTGAGCGTCGTCAATCAGCCTATCAAGCGGCACAAGCTTCGGTTAATGCAGCACTTGCTGCGCAAGCAGAAGCCCAAGCTGCCGTAGAACAAGCGCAGGCACAAATCGATCAAATCGCGGATATGGATAAGGATATGGTGATTAAATCGCCAATTGATGGACGGGTGGAATACAAAATTGCGGATGTAGGCAATGTGTTGCCTGCCGGCGGGAAAGTCGTTAGTGTATTAGATTTGCATGATGTTTACATCAATGTTTTTTTACCGGCGACACAGTTTAACCAAGTTAAAATAAATGATGATGCGCGTATTGTAATCGATGGGTTGGATGCGGTATTTCCAGCGAAAATTACCTATCTTGCCGCGCAAGCGCAATTTACGCCTAAATCGGTGGAAACTACAGAAGAACGGGCAAAGTTGATGTTCAAAGTGAAGTTGCAAGTTCCGTTAGAGACGGTTAATCAATATCAGAATTTATTAAAAGGTGGAATGACAGCTCTGGGCTATGTGAAATATGATCAGCAAGCCAACTGGCCGGATAATTTGCAGGTTAACTTACCCTAA
- a CDS encoding probable dihydroxyacetone kinase regulator — MNIRNKQDIRVIKTIKNINQTFLTLLQQKDFDEITVQDILDGAQINRTTFYKHYANKNALAKQLIDEFQQTVFLPLLEKRFDLSRVDFTQELQPVLLQNKEKIRLLWKIKAPKIHLKQDMYLLVKQKYIENMRHMDLGQDMDIEFQGHMYASFAIAALTFIINANTPPQPRILLENIRMLFEYTIL, encoded by the coding sequence ATGAATATACGCAATAAACAGGACATTCGGGTCATTAAAACGATAAAAAATATCAATCAAACCTTTCTGACATTATTACAACAAAAAGATTTTGATGAGATTACGGTACAGGATATTTTAGATGGGGCGCAAATTAACCGAACCACGTTTTATAAGCATTACGCCAATAAAAATGCCTTGGCAAAACAACTTATTGATGAATTCCAACAGACTGTTTTTTTACCTTTGCTCGAAAAACGTTTCGATTTGTCTCGCGTCGATTTCACTCAAGAACTCCAGCCGGTATTATTGCAAAATAAAGAAAAAATTCGTCTATTATGGAAAATTAAAGCACCCAAAATCCATTTAAAGCAAGATATGTATTTATTAGTAAAGCAAAAATATATCGAAAATATGCGCCATATGGATCTCGGGCAAGATATGGACATTGAATTTCAAGGGCATATGTACGCCTCTTTTGCCATCGCCGCGTTGACGTTTATTATTAATGCAAACACTCCGCCACAACCACGCATCTTATTGGAAAATATAAGAATGTTATTTGAATATACTATTTTATAA
- the afuC_1 gene encoding Fe(3+) transport system ATP-binding protein AfuC gives MTVKNDDFLVLKNITKAFGKAVVIDKLDLTIKRGTMVTLLGPSGCGKTTVLRLVAGLESPTSGQIFIDGEDVTKSSIQNRDICIVFQSYALFPHMSIGDNVGYGLRMQGVGSEERKQRVKEALELVDLSGFEDRYVDQISGGQQQRVALARALVLKPKVLLFDEPLSNLDANLRRSMREKIRELQQRLGITSLYVTHDQTEAFAVSDEVIVMHKGKIMQKAPAKELYLRPNSLFLANFMGESSIFDGHLQQNQVTVNGYQFTLPDSQQFGLPDGECLVGIRPEAITLQATGDATQRCEIKNAVYMGNHWEIVANWGGRDLLINANPDNFNPTLNEAYIHLAEHGVFLLKKE, from the coding sequence ATGACAGTAAAAAACGATGATTTCTTAGTATTAAAAAATATCACCAAGGCTTTCGGTAAAGCAGTGGTCATTGATAAGTTGGATTTGACAATTAAACGAGGCACGATGGTCACTTTATTAGGCCCATCCGGTTGCGGTAAAACCACCGTTCTCCGTTTAGTGGCAGGGCTTGAAAGCCCAACATCAGGGCAAATATTTATTGATGGCGAAGATGTCACCAAATCGTCGATCCAAAACCGCGATATTTGCATTGTGTTCCAATCCTATGCCCTTTTCCCACATATGTCCATTGGGGATAATGTCGGGTATGGCTTAAGAATGCAAGGTGTTGGCAGCGAAGAACGCAAACAACGCGTTAAAGAAGCCTTGGAGTTAGTCGATTTAAGCGGCTTTGAAGATCGTTACGTGGATCAAATCTCCGGCGGTCAACAGCAACGCGTTGCGCTCGCACGTGCGTTAGTATTAAAACCGAAAGTGTTGTTATTTGATGAACCATTAAGTAACCTAGATGCCAATTTACGTCGCTCCATGCGCGAAAAAATTCGCGAATTGCAACAACGTTTAGGTATTACCAGCCTTTATGTGACCCACGATCAAACAGAAGCCTTTGCAGTTTCTGACGAAGTGATCGTTATGCACAAAGGGAAAATTATGCAAAAAGCACCGGCAAAAGAGCTTTATTTACGTCCAAATTCCCTATTTTTAGCGAATTTTATGGGCGAAAGCAGTATTTTTGACGGGCATTTGCAACAAAATCAAGTCACCGTCAATGGTTATCAATTTACGTTGCCGGATAGTCAACAATTTGGTTTACCGGATGGTGAGTGCTTAGTCGGCATTCGCCCGGAAGCTATCACCTTGCAAGCAACGGGTGATGCCACGCAACGTTGTGAGATAAAAAATGCAGTATATATGGGAAATCACTGGGAAATTGTCGCCAATTGGGGAGGCAGAGATTTGTTGATTAACGCAAACCCAGATAATTTTAATCCGACCTTAAACGAGGCATATATTCACTTGGCCGAGCATGGTGTCTTTTTGTTGAAAAAAGAATAA
- the afuA gene encoding iron(III) transport system substrate-binding protein, giving the protein MKIKAISLAISTALLTAGLVFSAQANAKGRLVMYCSATNEMCEAEANAFGEKHDVKVSFIRNGSGSTFAKIEAEKNNPQADVWYGGTLDPQSQAGELGLLEAYRSPNVDQLVERFQDPAKVKGNLSSAIYMGILGFGVNTERLKKLGITEIPKCWKDLTDPRLKGEIQIADPQSSGTAYTAIATFVQLWGEDEAFNYFKQLHPNISQYTKSGIAPSRNTARGETTIGIGFLHDYAMEKQQGAQMELIVPCEGTGYELGGVSILKGARNMENAKLFVDWALSKEGQEVAWKKGNSLQTLTNTTAEQSPSAFDPTKLTLIDYDFEKFGAADERKRLISKWVDEIKLAK; this is encoded by the coding sequence ATGAAAATAAAAGCAATTTCTCTTGCAATTTCGACCGCACTTTTAACCGCAGGTTTAGTATTTAGCGCACAAGCAAACGCTAAAGGACGCTTGGTGATGTATTGTAGTGCTACCAATGAAATGTGCGAAGCAGAAGCCAATGCCTTTGGTGAAAAACATGATGTCAAAGTCTCTTTTATTCGTAACGGTTCGGGCAGTACCTTTGCCAAAATTGAAGCGGAAAAAAATAACCCACAAGCGGACGTTTGGTATGGTGGAACCTTGGATCCACAATCACAAGCCGGGGAATTAGGTCTATTGGAAGCCTATCGTTCGCCGAATGTGGATCAATTAGTGGAACGTTTCCAAGATCCGGCAAAAGTAAAAGGTAACTTAAGTTCAGCAATTTATATGGGAATTTTAGGCTTTGGCGTGAACACTGAACGTTTGAAAAAACTCGGTATCACTGAAATACCAAAATGCTGGAAAGATTTAACCGATCCGCGCCTGAAAGGTGAAATTCAAATTGCCGACCCGCAAAGCTCCGGCACCGCTTATACCGCGATCGCCACCTTCGTCCAATTATGGGGTGAAGATGAAGCCTTTAATTACTTTAAACAATTGCATCCAAATATTTCCCAATATACCAAATCGGGAATTGCGCCATCACGTAATACCGCGCGTGGAGAAACAACGATTGGTATCGGTTTTTTACATGACTATGCGATGGAAAAACAACAGGGTGCACAAATGGAGCTGATCGTGCCTTGTGAAGGTACCGGTTATGAATTGGGCGGTGTAAGCATTCTTAAAGGTGCGCGCAATATGGAAAATGCCAAATTGTTCGTAGATTGGGCGTTATCCAAAGAAGGACAAGAAGTGGCATGGAAAAAAGGGAATTCACTTCAAACCTTAACCAATACTACCGCAGAACAATCGCCATCAGCCTTTGACCCAACAAAATTGACCCTAATCGACTACGATTTTGAAAAATTTGGCGCAGCAGACGAGCGTAAACGCTTGATTAGCAAATGGGTTGATGAAATCAAATTGGCAAAATAA
- the yhiH gene encoding ABC transporter ATP-binding protein YhiH — translation MAENAVTIERLSHAYGKIQALTEISLQIPRGISVGLIGPDGVGKSTLLSLIAGVKIVQQGNLSVFGKDIRQKADRDSLSYQIAFMPQGLGKNLYPTLSINENIDFHARLFGLPAKERKTRIQRLLHATGLSPFADRPAGKLSGGMKQKLSLCCALVHSPDLLILDEPTTGVDPLSRRQFWALVADLQKETPDMTVIVATAYIDEAEHFDYLLAMDDGKLIANAPTQQIMADTQTTNLEQAYVKLLPEEKRGAVKGLVIPPFTPDPNEPPAIEAEGLTKKFGDFVSVDHVSFVIPKGEIFGFLGSNGCGKSTTMKMLTGLLDATEGSAKLLGKPVDASDITTRKKVGYMSQAFSLYEELSVRQNLELHAKLYQIEKSQWDDYVNSAMTQFHLTEVAEQKPISLPLGIRQRLQLAAACLHKPEVLILDEPTSGVDPAARDMFWEYLIKLSREDKITIFVTTHFMNEAARCDRISLMHRGRVLDVGTPEELRQGKQAATLEEAFILYLEEQADDITAPQPEASSPQIESVVPTNKIQTGLFAWFAIVWTFALREGKELLRDKVRLFFALGGPTLILVAMASSISFDINPMKFTVLDHDNTSESRKFIEYFSGSHYFVPQDSIYAVSDINRVLQSAQVKLVVEIPAGFGRDMLSGQQPEIGFFIDGAFPAVAENLKGSITGVLAQYIKEYFQSQGVSINDRSILEVRFIYNQDFKSIFAITPGVIMLAMMMVPSMMTALGVVREKEIGSIMNLYGSPATQLQFLFGKQLPYILLSFFSYLILVWIAIMLFGVPIKGSSWAMFLGAFIALCASTGFGLVVSSFVKSQIAALFATAIVMMIPTLNFSGMMYPTATLDPNVYFAAHLFPGPWFQVISLGGFTKGLGFMDFLPNYLALLAIYSLYLFLATRFLKKQEK, via the coding sequence ATGGCGGAAAATGCAGTCACAATTGAACGACTAAGCCATGCCTATGGGAAAATACAAGCGTTAACCGAGATATCTTTACAAATTCCGCGTGGCATCAGTGTTGGTTTAATTGGTCCTGATGGCGTAGGAAAATCAACCTTGCTTTCCTTAATTGCTGGTGTGAAAATTGTGCAACAGGGAAATTTGTCGGTTTTTGGTAAAGATATTCGCCAAAAAGCCGATCGTGACAGTCTGTCTTATCAAATTGCCTTTATGCCGCAAGGATTGGGAAAAAATCTCTATCCGACGCTATCCATCAATGAAAATATTGATTTTCACGCCAGATTGTTCGGGCTGCCAGCTAAAGAACGTAAAACGCGTATTCAACGTTTGCTCCATGCCACCGGATTAAGCCCTTTTGCCGATCGTCCGGCGGGAAAATTATCCGGTGGGATGAAACAAAAATTAAGTCTATGCTGTGCCTTAGTACATAGTCCAGACTTGTTGATTTTAGATGAGCCAACAACTGGCGTCGATCCGTTATCGCGCCGGCAGTTTTGGGCATTAGTGGCTGATTTACAAAAAGAAACGCCGGATATGACCGTGATTGTCGCGACCGCCTATATTGATGAAGCGGAGCATTTTGATTATCTATTAGCAATGGATGATGGAAAACTCATCGCCAATGCGCCGACGCAACAAATCATGGCAGATACGCAAACTACAAATTTAGAACAAGCCTACGTGAAATTATTACCAGAGGAAAAGCGAGGGGCGGTAAAAGGGTTAGTTATCCCACCGTTTACTCCGGATCCTAACGAACCACCTGCGATCGAGGCCGAAGGATTAACAAAAAAATTTGGCGATTTTGTTTCGGTGGATCATGTCAGTTTTGTGATTCCCAAAGGGGAGATTTTTGGTTTCCTCGGTTCCAATGGTTGCGGTAAATCTACGACCATGAAAATGCTAACCGGTTTATTAGATGCTACTGAAGGTTCAGCGAAATTATTAGGGAAACCAGTAGACGCCAGTGATATTACCACTAGAAAAAAAGTGGGCTATATGTCGCAAGCCTTTTCGTTGTATGAAGAATTAAGCGTACGACAAAATTTAGAATTACACGCCAAATTATACCAAATTGAAAAAAGCCAATGGGATGATTATGTCAATTCGGCTATGACTCAATTCCATTTAACGGAAGTGGCGGAGCAAAAACCTATTTCTTTACCCCTAGGCATACGTCAACGCCTACAACTTGCTGCCGCCTGTTTGCATAAACCAGAAGTGTTGATTTTGGATGAGCCAACATCAGGCGTAGATCCGGCGGCGAGAGATATGTTTTGGGAATATCTTATTAAGCTATCGCGTGAAGATAAAATTACGATTTTTGTCACCACCCATTTTATGAACGAAGCGGCTCGCTGTGATCGAATTTCGCTGATGCATCGTGGGCGGGTGTTGGATGTTGGTACACCAGAAGAATTACGACAAGGTAAACAAGCAGCAACTTTGGAAGAAGCATTTATTCTTTATTTGGAAGAACAAGCAGATGATATTACCGCGCCGCAACCAGAAGCCTCATCACCTCAAATTGAATCTGTGGTACCAACAAATAAAATCCAAACCGGTTTATTCGCTTGGTTTGCCATTGTGTGGACCTTTGCGTTGCGTGAAGGAAAAGAGTTGTTGCGCGATAAAGTTCGTTTATTTTTCGCTTTAGGCGGACCGACATTAATTTTGGTCGCTATGGCGTCCAGTATCTCTTTTGATATTAATCCGATGAAATTTACCGTCCTTGATCACGATAATACCTCGGAAAGTCGCAAATTTATCGAATATTTTAGCGGTTCGCATTATTTTGTGCCGCAAGATTCCATCTATGCTGTCAGTGATATTAATCGCGTGTTGCAAAGTGCGCAGGTGAAGCTGGTTGTCGAAATTCCGGCAGGTTTTGGACGAGATATGCTAAGTGGACAACAACCAGAAATCGGCTTTTTTATTGACGGAGCATTTCCTGCGGTCGCCGAAAATTTAAAAGGTTCTATCACCGGCGTTTTGGCGCAATATATTAAAGAATATTTTCAATCTCAAGGGGTGAGTATTAATGATCGCAGTATTTTAGAGGTGCGATTCATCTATAATCAAGATTTCAAAAGTATTTTTGCGATCACCCCAGGTGTGATTATGTTAGCGATGATGATGGTGCCGTCAATGATGACCGCACTTGGCGTGGTGCGGGAAAAAGAAATTGGCTCTATTATGAATCTTTATGGTTCGCCGGCCACCCAGCTACAATTTTTGTTCGGCAAACAACTTCCCTATATTCTTCTATCCTTTTTCAGTTACTTGATATTGGTCTGGATAGCCATTATGCTTTTTGGTGTACCGATTAAAGGGTCAAGCTGGGCAATGTTTCTTGGTGCATTTATCGCTCTTTGTGCCTCAACGGGATTTGGCTTGGTGGTTTCCAGTTTTGTGAAATCACAGATCGCAGCACTATTTGCCACCGCAATTGTCATGATGATCCCAACGCTGAATTTTTCCGGCATGATGTATCCAACTGCGACCCTTGATCCCAATGTCTATTTTGCGGCGCATCTTTTCCCGGGTCCTTGGTTTCAAGTCATCAGTTTAGGTGGCTTTACGAAAGGTCTTGGATTTATGGATTTTTTACCCAATTATCTGGCGTTGCTAGCGATTTACTCACTGTATTTATTCTTAGCCACCCGTTTTCTCAAAAAACAGGAGAAATAA
- the afuA_2 gene encoding AfuA, whose translation MKKAKILTALSAIALSNIALSTQAFAEGRLVVYCSAQNIVCEKEVQAFSKKYDVKTSLIRNSSGSTLAKLEAEKNNPQADVWYGGPFDTHLQAGELGLLANYTSPKMSEVMPQFQKLGNGQSSIVYMGVLGFGVNTERLKKLGFEQVPKCWKDLLDPRLKNEIQIADPQSSGTAYTAIATFIQLWGEDEAFNYLKKLDQNISQYPKAGTAPSRNTARGETAVGIGFMQNYSFEKENGAPIELVVPCEGTGYELGGISVVKNARNLNNAQLFVDWVMSKEAQELSWTEAQSHHVPTNVNATPSPFALKPTDLNLINYDFDKFGSNDMRRRLIDKWVTEVKLAK comes from the coding sequence ATGAAAAAAGCTAAAATTTTAACCGCACTTTCTGCCATTGCATTAAGCAATATTGCCCTCTCAACGCAAGCTTTTGCGGAAGGTCGCTTGGTTGTCTATTGTAGTGCGCAAAATATCGTTTGTGAAAAAGAAGTTCAAGCATTTAGCAAAAAATACGATGTCAAAACCTCGCTCATTCGTAATAGTTCCGGCAGTACCTTAGCCAAGCTAGAAGCAGAAAAAAATAATCCACAAGCAGATGTCTGGTATGGCGGTCCTTTTGACACACATTTACAAGCTGGAGAACTAGGGTTATTAGCCAATTATACCTCACCCAAAATGAGTGAAGTCATGCCTCAATTCCAAAAATTAGGTAACGGTCAAAGTTCAATTGTTTACATGGGCGTTCTCGGGTTTGGCGTCAATACCGAACGCTTGAAAAAATTAGGTTTTGAACAAGTACCAAAATGTTGGAAAGATCTCCTTGATCCTCGTTTAAAAAATGAAATTCAAATTGCAGATCCACAAAGTTCCGGAACCGCTTATACCGCCATCGCTACTTTTATTCAACTTTGGGGAGAAGATGAAGCCTTCAATTACTTGAAAAAATTGGATCAAAATATTTCGCAATATCCAAAAGCCGGTACCGCACCATCGCGTAATACTGCGCGCGGAGAAACTGCTGTTGGTATTGGTTTTATGCAAAATTATTCCTTTGAAAAAGAAAACGGCGCGCCAATTGAACTTGTCGTTCCTTGTGAAGGTACCGGATATGAATTAGGTGGTATTAGCGTTGTTAAAAATGCGCGTAATTTAAATAATGCGCAGCTATTTGTAGACTGGGTAATGTCAAAAGAGGCACAAGAGTTATCTTGGACCGAAGCTCAATCTCATCATGTGCCAACTAATGTCAATGCAACTCCATCACCATTTGCATTAAAACCAACGGATCTGAATCTGATTAACTACGATTTTGACAAATTCGGTTCCAACGATATGCGCCGTCGTTTAATTGATAAATGGGTTACTGAAGTCAAATTAGCTAAATAG
- the afuB1_1 gene encoding Fe(3+) transport system permease protein AfuB-1 → MRKQIQLFQSSFFWILLAIIGFACLPSNALYYGLFDSTSDEIWDAMGWSAPNLSWAWFASLFLVPLLSRLFANKEERIQGIAEFSAVIAIFCFIFVSAILAKISLGYSIFILIVALIALATNALAKMKVMQSDKFILASLISIILLIFFFIVYPTFAIFISMFYNGEEFVPSQVLTILQQPYILRIIGNSLSVAATIGVLATFFGLIFALYTTRIAKRTAFIGKIFSILPIVTPPFVVGLGVTLMLGRSGYVTEYLVEYLGFNSNWLYGFTGIVIAHTLALTPMSFMILEGALKSIHPSIEEASYTLRANRYQTFFNIIFPLLKPALANSFLVVAIQSLADFSTPLVLGGSFDVISSQIYFYIAGSQLDYASASTLGTLLLIFSLSIFIIQYLWIGNRSYVTVSGKSYRGDVQELPNLMKYVIIFLLATWVIFNTVLYGSIFYGSFTVNWGVDYTLTLKHYITLFGQGFSDGAWPSLIQTVIFAASAAPITAIFGLLIAYITVRRDFKGKKTLEFLTLLCFAVPGTVAGVSYILAFNDAPIYITGTGLIIILSMVMRNMPVGMRAAIAGLGQLDKSLDEASLSLKGSSFKTIVFIVFPLLKPALLSALVTSFVRAMTTVSAIVFLVTADTRVATSYILNRVEDGEYGVAIAYGSILIVVMMAIILFFDWIVGDTRIAKSKAKKAD, encoded by the coding sequence ATGAGAAAGCAGATACAATTATTTCAATCAAGCTTTTTTTGGATTTTATTGGCCATCATTGGTTTCGCTTGTCTTCCATCTAATGCTTTATATTATGGTCTTTTTGATTCCACCTCGGATGAAATTTGGGATGCAATGGGCTGGTCTGCCCCTAATTTAAGTTGGGCATGGTTTGCCTCATTGTTTCTTGTACCACTATTATCTCGCTTATTCGCAAATAAAGAAGAACGAATACAAGGTATTGCAGAATTTTCTGCGGTTATTGCTATTTTTTGTTTTATCTTTGTATCTGCGATCTTAGCTAAAATCAGTTTGGGTTATTCCATCTTTATCTTGATTGTGGCGTTAATTGCCCTTGCAACAAACGCACTGGCAAAAATGAAAGTAATGCAAAGTGACAAATTCATTTTGGCATCACTAATTAGCATTATTCTCCTCATCTTTTTCTTCATTGTATATCCGACTTTCGCTATTTTTATTTCGATGTTTTACAATGGAGAAGAATTTGTCCCAAGCCAAGTTTTAACCATCTTGCAGCAACCTTATATCTTAAGAATTATCGGTAATTCATTAAGTGTTGCTGCAACCATTGGGGTACTGGCAACTTTCTTTGGCTTAATTTTTGCCCTTTACACCACAAGAATTGCCAAACGTACCGCGTTTATCGGTAAGATTTTCTCAATTTTACCCATCGTAACGCCGCCCTTTGTTGTCGGATTAGGCGTAACCTTAATGTTGGGACGCTCAGGCTATGTGACCGAATATTTAGTTGAATATCTCGGTTTTAATAGCAATTGGTTATACGGTTTCACCGGTATCGTAATCGCACATACATTGGCGCTTACACCAATGTCGTTTATGATTTTAGAAGGCGCATTAAAATCCATCCATCCATCAATTGAGGAAGCCTCTTACACGCTACGCGCTAACCGCTATCAAACATTTTTTAATATTATTTTCCCATTACTAAAACCAGCATTAGCTAATTCATTTTTAGTCGTCGCTATTCAATCACTTGCTGATTTTAGTACACCATTGGTTCTCGGCGGAAGTTTTGATGTTATTTCATCACAAATCTACTTCTATATTGCTGGTTCACAACTGGATTACGCATCAGCCAGTACCTTGGGAACATTATTATTAATCTTCTCTCTCTCGATCTTTATCATTCAATATTTGTGGATCGGTAACCGTTCTTATGTCACCGTTTCTGGTAAATCTTATCGCGGTGATGTACAAGAACTTCCAAACTTAATGAAATATGTCATTATTTTCTTATTGGCAACCTGGGTAATCTTTAATACGGTTTTATACGGTAGTATTTTCTATGGTAGTTTCACCGTCAACTGGGGAGTAGATTATACGCTCACCTTAAAACACTACATTACCTTGTTCGGTCAAGGATTTAGTGACGGTGCATGGCCATCATTAATCCAAACCGTTATTTTTGCTGCTAGTGCAGCACCGATTACCGCTATCTTTGGCTTGTTGATCGCCTATATCACAGTACGACGCGATTTTAAAGGTAAAAAAACCTTAGAGTTTTTAACCTTACTCTGCTTTGCGGTACCGGGAACCGTTGCTGGGGTGTCTTATATTCTCGCCTTTAATGATGCGCCAATTTATATCACAGGCACCGGACTTATCATTATACTTTCCATGGTAATGCGCAATATGCCAGTGGGGATGCGTGCGGCGATTGCCGGTCTTGGACAACTAGATAAATCCCTTGATGAAGCCTCGCTTTCATTAAAAGGAAGTTCATTTAAAACCATTGTTTTTATCGTATTTCCGCTGTTAAAACCAGCATTATTATCCGCCTTAGTCACCAGCTTCGTACGCGCCATGACAACCGTAAGTGCGATTGTCTTTTTGGTTACCGCGGATACAAGAGTTGCTACCTCTTATATTCTTAACCGTGTAGAAGACGGTGAATATGGCGTTGCCATTGCTTACGGTTCAATTTTAATCGTGGTAATGATGGCAATTATCTTATTCTTCGACTGGATTGTCGGCGATACGCGTATTGCAAAATCTAAGGCGAAAAAAGCGGATTAA
- the yhhJ gene encoding inner membrane transport permease YhhJ — translation MRWFKNVAYLSAKEFRSLFTDPVLIILIIYMFSAALITIANMPTTEVKNVVVAIVDNDHSILSHRLQNSLVPPNFKQVDEIKYADIDRAMDMGEYTFVLDIPPNYERDILKGQAPKIQLLVDATAMTQASIGSYYINQIFTEEINQFLNNASIQNFSPINAAINVLYNPNHSSKWFMGTMQLVGNLNLLILLLVGAAVIRERERGTIEHLLVMPVTSSEIAVSKILANSTVLLSISLLSLVFIVQGVLGVPIEWNAIPLFALGIVTFLFSVSALGILLAIIAPTMPQFGLLCIPVYVVMYLLSGTTTPLENMPLFVQQITQFSPTTILGSYAQDVLFRNAGLELVWDKLIKMILLGIVFLTLALLQFKSMLSRQG, via the coding sequence ATGCGCTGGTTTAAAAATGTTGCTTATTTATCAGCAAAAGAATTTCGCAGTTTGTTTACTGATCCGGTTCTCATTATTTTGATTATCTATATGTTCTCTGCCGCTTTAATTACTATCGCCAATATGCCGACGACGGAAGTGAAAAATGTGGTAGTAGCAATTGTCGATAATGATCACTCCATTTTATCCCATCGTTTACAAAACAGCTTAGTACCGCCGAATTTTAAGCAAGTAGATGAAATAAAATATGCAGACATTGATCGTGCAATGGACATGGGAGAATACACATTTGTACTGGACATTCCGCCAAATTACGAACGAGATATACTCAAAGGACAAGCACCGAAAATTCAGCTGCTAGTGGATGCAACAGCAATGACGCAAGCCAGTATTGGGAGCTATTATATTAATCAAATATTTACTGAAGAAATTAATCAGTTTTTGAACAATGCAAGCATCCAAAACTTCTCGCCAATTAACGCCGCTATTAATGTATTGTACAACCCTAACCATTCCAGCAAATGGTTTATGGGAACCATGCAATTAGTCGGTAATTTAAATTTATTAATTTTATTACTCGTTGGGGCGGCGGTGATTCGAGAGCGAGAGCGCGGAACCATAGAGCATTTATTAGTGATGCCGGTGACCTCCAGCGAAATTGCGGTATCTAAAATTTTAGCTAATAGTACCGTATTACTTAGCATTTCATTATTATCATTAGTTTTTATTGTACAAGGTGTGTTGGGGGTTCCTATTGAATGGAATGCCATTCCGTTATTTGCATTAGGTATTGTTACTTTTTTATTTTCCGTTTCGGCACTAGGTATTTTATTAGCGATTATCGCACCGACTATGCCGCAGTTTGGCTTATTATGCATCCCGGTTTATGTGGTAATGTATTTATTGTCCGGTACCACCACGCCGCTGGAAAATATGCCACTATTCGTACAACAAATTACGCAATTTTCCCCGACCACAATACTTGGCTCTTATGCTCAAGACGTCCTTTTCCGCAATGCGGGATTGGAATTGGTTTGGGATAAATTAATCAAAATGATTTTGCTGGGTATTGTGTTTCTAACGCTCGCGTTACTACAGTTTAAATCCATGCTCTCAAGACAAGGTTAG